In Triticum aestivum cultivar Chinese Spring chromosome 5B, IWGSC CS RefSeq v2.1, whole genome shotgun sequence, the following proteins share a genomic window:
- the LOC123113703 gene encoding diphosphomevalonate decarboxylase 2: MGATEPQWVLMATGRSPTNIAVIKYWGKRDETLILPVNDSISVTLDPDHLSATTTVAASPSFPSDRMWLNGKEIALSGGRFQSCLREIRKRARDVEDEKKGIKIKKEDWEKLHVHIASYNNFPTAAGLASSAAGLACLVFTLGKLMNVNEDYGELSSIARQGSGSACRSIYGGFVKWCMGKNDDGSDSMAVQLADESHWDDLVIIIAVVSSKQKETSSTSGMRDTVETSPLLQYRAQTVVPSRILKMEDAIKNRDFESFARLTCADSNQFHAVCLDTSPPIFYMNDTSHRIISLVEKWNHSEGTPQVAYTFDAGPNAVLIARNRKTATLLLQRLLYTFPPQKNDLDSYMLGDKSILSDAGLQSIADVEALPAPPEMKAPNQKFKGDVSYFICSRPGAGPKVLTDESHALIDSATGLAKGV; encoded by the exons ATGGGGGCGACGGAGCCGCAGTGGGTGCTGATGGCCACGGGGCGGTCGCCGACCAACATCGCGGTGATCAAGTACTGGGGGAAGCGGGACGAGACGCTCATCCTCCCCGTCAACGACAGCATCAGCGTCACCCTCGACCCCGACCACctctccgccaccaccaccgtcgCTGCCAGCCCCTCATTCCCATCCGACCGCATGTGGCTCAACGGCAAG GAGATCGCGTTGTCGGGCGGGAGATTCCAGAGCTGCCTGAGGGAGATACGGAAGCGGGCTCGTGATGTCGAGGACGAGAAAAAGGGGATCAAGATCAAGAAAGAGGACTGGGAAAAGTTGCATGTCCACATAGCATCCTACAACAACTTCCCAACCGCTGCCGGTTTGGCCTCTTCGGCCGCTGGCCTTGCTTGTCTTG TTTTCACCCTGGGAAAGCTAATGAACGTGAATGAAGATTACGGAGAACTTTCTTCAATAGCAAG GCAGGGGTCTGGAAGTGCATGCCGCAGTATATATGGTGGATTTGTGAAATGGTGTATGGGAAAA AATGATGACGGAAGTGACAGCATGGCAGTACAGCTTGCTGACGAGTCACATTGGGATGATCTTGTTATAATCATAGCAGTG GTCAGTTCAAAGCAGAAGGAAACCAGTAGCACCAGTGGGATGCGAGACACTGTCGAAACAAGCCCCCTCTTGCAGTACAGGGCCCAG ACTGTAGTGCCAAGTCGGATATTGAAAATGGAAGATGCTATCaagaatcgtgattttgaatccTTCGCCAGGTTAACTTGTGCCGATAGCAACCAGTTTCATGCTGTATGTTTGGACACGAGTCCTCCCATCTTCTACATGAACGACACATCACACAG GATAATTAGCCTTGTGGAAAAGTGGAACCACTCGGAAGGAACACCACAG GTTGCCTACACATTTGATGCTGGGCCTAACGCTGTCCTAATAGCACGGAACCGCAAAACTGCCACCCTTCTCCTTCAGAGGCTCTTATACACTTTCCCCCCACAGAAGAATGACTTGGACAG CTATATGCTCGGCGATAAATCGATCCTAAGCGACGCTGGTTTGCAATCCATAGCCGATGTCGAGGCCCTTCCAGCGCCTCCAGAGATGAAAGCTCCAAACCAAAAATTCAAAGGCGATGTTAGCTACTTCATCTGTAGCAGGCCTGGGGCCGGCCCAAAAGTTCTCACCGATGAGAGCCACGCCTTGATTGATTCAGCCACGGGGCTTGCGAAAGGAGTGTAA
- the LOC123113702 gene encoding ankyrin-1 isoform X1 produces the protein MEMEAMGKQQREESLLRAAAAGNLGLLKKMARWMGSGGQGEAAVLAAVEDGQGHRALHLAAAAGRVEVCKYLLEDLRLDVNQLNFIGDTPLYLSALYGRADAARYLLDHGADPLAGKLHSPLYGAANEGQCEIVELLLSRGIDGDLDSAQGTPLHAAAISKHHDIIKILLEHHANPNKVYGLGYTPLSWVIRATGPMPSEPLECVKLLVKAGVDLDFIDFDGVSYVMLAVKFDLPGIMKFLLDAGANPNIPDECGSTPIEVAASKGSRDMVEMLFPLTSPISTLTDWSIDGIISHVKHFGLKPRDQQMYAKRRTEVKRKASEAFKRGDYYIASEMYSCTRAFDPSPDEHATILANMSLCALRLGNGRGALSDATMCRMARPLWPKACYREGAALMLLKKYERACEAFADGLKLDPTSGDLANALREAQEAAKNARRREK, from the exons ATGGAGATGGAGGCGATGGGGAAGCAGCAGCGGGAGGAGtcactcctccgcgccgccgccgccggcaacctCGGCCTCCTCAAGA AGATGGCGAGGTGGATGGGCTCAGGCGGGCAAGGCGAGGCCGCCGTCCTGGCGGCGGTGGAGGACGGCCAAGGACACCGCGCGCTGCATCTGGCGGCCGCGGCGGGGCGGGTCGAGGTCTGCAAGTACCTCCTCGAGGACCTCCGCCTCGATGTCAATCAACTCAACTTCATAG GTGACACGCCACTGTACCTTTCTGCCTTGTATGGAAGAGCTGATGCTGCAAGATATCTTCTTGATCATGGTGCTGATCCACTGGCTGGCAAACTACACTCACCTCTCTATGGCGCTGCGAATGAAG GACAATGTGAAATAGTAGAACTGCTGCTTTCAAGAGGAATCGATGGGGATTTAGATTCTGCACAGGGGACGCCATTGCATGCAGCTGCTATTTCTAAACACCATGACATAATTAAGATCTTGTTGGAGCACCATGCCAAT CCTAACAAGGTTTACGGTCTTGGTTATACCCCATTGAGTTGGGTCATCCGGGCCACCGGGCCCATGCCTAGTGAGCCATTGGAATGTGTCAAGCTACTTGTTAAG GCTGGTGTTGATCTGGACTTCATCGACTTTGATGGTGTTAGTTACGTGATGTTGGCAGTGAAGTTTGATTTACCTGGCATCATGAAGTTCTTACTAGATGCTGGTGCTAACCCCAATATTCCTGATGAA TGTGGTAGCACACCAATTGAAGTTGCCGCCTCGAAAGGCAGTAGGGACATGGTTGAAATGCTATTCCCTTTAACTTCTCCTATTTCAACGCTGACGGACTGGAGTATTGATGGAATAATTTCTCATGTGAAACACTTTGGTTTGAAGCCGAGG GATCAACAAATGTACGCAAAGAGAAGAACTGAAGTGAAACGGAAAGCTTCGGAGGCTTTTAAGAGAGGGGACTATTATATAGCATCAGAGATGTATAGTTGT ACAAGGGCATTTGACCCTAGTCCGGATGAGCATGCAACCATATTGGCAAATATGAGTCTCTGCGCGCTGCGTCTTGGAAATGGAAGAGGTGCTCTCTCTGATGCTACCATGTGCAGAATGGCGCGACCTCTTTGGCCAAAAGCCTGCTACCGAGAAGGGGCAGCTCTTATGTTATTGAAG AAGTACGAGAGAGCATGTGAGGCTTTTGCGGATGGCTTGAAGCTTGACCCTACAAGTGGTGATCTTGCAAATGCTTTAAG GGAAGCCCAAGAAGCAGCGAAGAATGCTCGTCGCCGTGAAAAGTGA
- the LOC123113702 gene encoding ankyrin-1 isoform X2 has product MEMEAMGKQQREESLLRAAAAGNLGLLKKMARWMGSGGQGEAAVLAAVEDGQGHRALHLAAAAGRVEVCKYLLEDLRLDVNQLNFIGDTPLYLSALYGRADAARYLLDHGADPLAGKLHSPLYGAANEGQCEIVELLLSRGIDGDLDSAQGTPLHAAAISKHHDIIKILLEHHANPNKVYGLGYTPLSWVIRATGPMPSEPLECVKLLVKAGVDLDFIDFDGVSYVMLAVKFDLPGIMKFLLDAGANPNIPDECGSTPIEVAASKGSRDMVEMLFPLTSPISTLTDWSIDGIISHVKHFGLKPRDQQMYAKRRTEVKRKASEAFKRGDYYIASEMYSCTRAFDPSPDEHATILANMSLCALRLGNGRGALSDATMCRMARPLWPKACYREGAALMLLKYERACEAFADGLKLDPTSGDLANALREAQEAAKNARRREK; this is encoded by the exons ATGGAGATGGAGGCGATGGGGAAGCAGCAGCGGGAGGAGtcactcctccgcgccgccgccgccggcaacctCGGCCTCCTCAAGA AGATGGCGAGGTGGATGGGCTCAGGCGGGCAAGGCGAGGCCGCCGTCCTGGCGGCGGTGGAGGACGGCCAAGGACACCGCGCGCTGCATCTGGCGGCCGCGGCGGGGCGGGTCGAGGTCTGCAAGTACCTCCTCGAGGACCTCCGCCTCGATGTCAATCAACTCAACTTCATAG GTGACACGCCACTGTACCTTTCTGCCTTGTATGGAAGAGCTGATGCTGCAAGATATCTTCTTGATCATGGTGCTGATCCACTGGCTGGCAAACTACACTCACCTCTCTATGGCGCTGCGAATGAAG GACAATGTGAAATAGTAGAACTGCTGCTTTCAAGAGGAATCGATGGGGATTTAGATTCTGCACAGGGGACGCCATTGCATGCAGCTGCTATTTCTAAACACCATGACATAATTAAGATCTTGTTGGAGCACCATGCCAAT CCTAACAAGGTTTACGGTCTTGGTTATACCCCATTGAGTTGGGTCATCCGGGCCACCGGGCCCATGCCTAGTGAGCCATTGGAATGTGTCAAGCTACTTGTTAAG GCTGGTGTTGATCTGGACTTCATCGACTTTGATGGTGTTAGTTACGTGATGTTGGCAGTGAAGTTTGATTTACCTGGCATCATGAAGTTCTTACTAGATGCTGGTGCTAACCCCAATATTCCTGATGAA TGTGGTAGCACACCAATTGAAGTTGCCGCCTCGAAAGGCAGTAGGGACATGGTTGAAATGCTATTCCCTTTAACTTCTCCTATTTCAACGCTGACGGACTGGAGTATTGATGGAATAATTTCTCATGTGAAACACTTTGGTTTGAAGCCGAGG GATCAACAAATGTACGCAAAGAGAAGAACTGAAGTGAAACGGAAAGCTTCGGAGGCTTTTAAGAGAGGGGACTATTATATAGCATCAGAGATGTATAGTTGT ACAAGGGCATTTGACCCTAGTCCGGATGAGCATGCAACCATATTGGCAAATATGAGTCTCTGCGCGCTGCGTCTTGGAAATGGAAGAGGTGCTCTCTCTGATGCTACCATGTGCAGAATGGCGCGACCTCTTTGGCCAAAAGCCTGCTACCGAGAAGGGGCAGCTCTTATGTTATTGAAG TACGAGAGAGCATGTGAGGCTTTTGCGGATGGCTTGAAGCTTGACCCTACAAGTGGTGATCTTGCAAATGCTTTAAG GGAAGCCCAAGAAGCAGCGAAGAATGCTCGTCGCCGTGAAAAGTGA